The Oryzias melastigma strain HK-1 linkage group LG13, ASM292280v2, whole genome shotgun sequence genome window below encodes:
- the inpp5ka gene encoding inositol polyphosphate 5-phosphatase Ka — protein sequence MTAEREDQEDAGGHRLESFRLHMVTWNVATADPPQDVTSLLHLNSPKPADLYVIGLQEVYSGPVRFLSDMIFDDPWSHMFMSTLAPLSYVKVSSIRMQGLLLLFFSRMEHVPFIRDIQATYTRTGIFGYWGNKGGVSIRFSFYGHTLCFLNCHLTPHIKYATHRVGEFESIVETQMFDCNKASKIVDHRLVFWFGDLNFRIQDHGMHFIRSCLTNKTYNLLWSNDQLNMMKKKEALLQEFEEGQLDFPPTYKFDLNSDSYDSSGKKRKPAWTDRILWRIRPKAPPPDEQEEDGSGPDVKKIRPLDEDEEFPLKVRQELYTSSMEFSISDHKPVLGVFSVELKKKFEAPLVRLQPEGDWSADIDAMILYSPLQPFRSSSWDWIGLYKVGFSSLSDYITYTWVKDNEVAFNQEVMQVFISKEEIPVRGGDCVLCYFSSILQCIIGVSEPFKVRESWVATEEGLLPDRINELDQITMDKDL from the exons ATGACGGCGGAGAGAGAGGATCAAGAGGACGCTGGAGGCCATCGGCTCGAGAGTTTCAG GCTTCACATGGTGACGTGGAATGTAGCTACAGCAGATCCTCCTCAAGATGTGACCTCGCTGCTCCACCTGAACTCTCCAAAACCTGCAGACCTCTATGTCATCGG ACTGCAGGAAGTGTACTCTGGACCGGTTCGGTTTTTGTCGGACATGATCTTCGATGACCCGTGGAGCCACATGTTCATGTCCACTTTGGCACCGCTTTCATATGTGAAG GTGTCATCCATAAGAATGCAAGGtcttctgctgctcttcttctCCAGAATGGAGCACGTCCCGTTCATCAGAGACATACAGGCCACGTACACGCGCACCGGCATCTTCGGTTACTGG GGTAACAAAGGGGGCGTGTCCATTCGCTTCTCTTTCTACGGTCACACGCTCTGCTTCCTCAACTGCCATTTGACGCCTCACATCAAATACGCCACGCACAGAGTGGGCGAGTTCGAGAGCATCGTGGAGACTCAGATGTTTGATTGTAATAAGGCTTCAAAAATAGTTGACCACAG ACTGGTGTTCTGGTTTGGAGACCTCAACTTCCGAATCCAAGACCATGGCATGCACTTCATCCGCTCCTGTCTCACCAATAAGACCTACAATCTGCTATGGAGCAACGACCAG TTAAATATGATGAAGAAAAAGGAGGCGCTGCTGCAGGAGTTTGAGGAGGGGCAGCTGGACTTCCCGCCCACCTACAAGTTTGACCTGAACTCTGACTCCTACGACAGCAG TGGTAAGAAGAGAAAACCAGCCTGGACCGACAGGATTCTGTGGAGGATCCGACctaaagccccgccccctgacgAGCAGGAAGAAGACGGTTCTGGACCAGATGTTAAAAAGATCCGACCGCTTGACGAGGATGAAGAGTTCCCTCTGAAGGTCAGACAGGAACTGTACACCAGCAGCATGGAGTTCAGCATCAGCGATCACAAGCCCGTCCTCGGCGTCTTCTCTGTGGAG CTGAAGAAGAAGTTCGAGGCCCCTCTGGTGCGTCTGCAGCCAGAAGGCGACTGGAGCGCGGACATCGACGCCATGATCCTGTACAGCCCCCTGCAGCCGTTCCGCTCCAGCAGCTGGGACTGGATCGGACTGTATAAA GTTGGGTTCAGCAGCCTGTCAGACTACATCACCTACACGTGGGTCAAAGACAACGAGGTGGCCTTCAACCAGGAAGTGATGCAG GTTTTCATCAGTAAAGAGGAGATCCCCGTGAGAGGGGGGGACTGCGTGTTGTGTTACTTCAGCAGCATCCTGCAGTGCATCATCGGAGTGAGCGAACCATTCAAG GTCCGGGAGTCCTGGGTGGCCACCGAGGAAGGTCTGCTGCCCGACAGGATCAACGAGCTCGACCAAATCACGATGGACAAAGATCTTTGA